In one window of Nocardiopsis aegyptia DNA:
- a CDS encoding glycerophosphoryl diester phosphodiesterase membrane domain-containing protein: MTQEDGRRDEPEAATERSDEERTDTPGAADSEAGPAPEPSSPGDGGTVSGAPRFEAPEGAQSGFAAPGGDSPESGQHGFTAPGGYAADSAQPGFAAPGSGTPENAHQGFAPPGGGSYAAAGHQAQGQWGAPGYAAPGGYGHPGQGHPPGPGYGGGPGRPAMAPRPGVVPLRPMTVGDLLNGAFSLIRHNPKTFVGVSIIVMAVASIVSSIGFGGYMSDYGRFMDQALTDPNSIDPDDPLPFSTWSIVALYGGSLISYAGTIVLTGLLTCAIGLAVLGRKLSPSEAWAAAKPRLGAVAGLALLQLAIFFGLSVVVFGLIAVGFVAGFALLSSGAEAAGAVVMVLTVVIGLLGGLVLAAWISVRIYFAMPVVVLERLSPGQALARSWRLTQGSWWRVLGILLLTMLLVGVVGQLLTTPFTLLSILPSFIFPGAAWVPVAAGAVIYVGSVLISSFTTPFTVGVTTLLYIDLRMRREGLDLKLHTASQAGHEVGPEIYLPEPRA, encoded by the coding sequence ATGACCCAGGAGGACGGCCGTCGGGACGAACCCGAGGCGGCTACCGAGCGCTCGGACGAGGAGCGGACGGACACGCCTGGGGCCGCGGACTCCGAGGCCGGCCCCGCGCCGGAGCCGTCCTCCCCCGGGGACGGGGGCACCGTGTCCGGGGCACCCCGTTTCGAGGCGCCGGAGGGCGCGCAGTCCGGCTTCGCGGCTCCGGGTGGCGACTCGCCGGAGAGCGGGCAGCACGGCTTCACCGCACCCGGCGGGTACGCGGCCGACAGTGCGCAGCCCGGCTTCGCCGCACCCGGTTCGGGCACCCCGGAGAACGCCCACCAGGGCTTCGCCCCGCCCGGCGGCGGGTCCTACGCGGCGGCCGGACACCAGGCCCAGGGCCAGTGGGGCGCGCCCGGGTACGCGGCCCCCGGCGGCTACGGGCACCCCGGCCAGGGCCACCCCCCGGGCCCCGGCTACGGCGGCGGGCCGGGTCGGCCCGCCATGGCGCCCAGGCCCGGTGTCGTCCCGCTGCGGCCGATGACCGTCGGCGACCTGCTCAACGGCGCCTTCAGCCTCATCCGGCACAACCCGAAGACCTTCGTCGGGGTGTCCATCATCGTCATGGCGGTCGCCAGCATCGTCAGCTCCATCGGCTTCGGCGGATACATGTCCGACTACGGCCGCTTCATGGACCAGGCGCTCACCGACCCGAACTCGATCGATCCCGACGACCCCCTGCCCTTCTCGACGTGGTCGATCGTCGCCCTCTACGGGGGCTCGCTGATCAGCTACGCCGGCACCATCGTGCTGACCGGCCTGCTGACCTGCGCGATCGGCCTGGCCGTCCTGGGCCGCAAACTCAGCCCGTCCGAGGCGTGGGCCGCCGCCAAGCCCCGGCTGGGCGCGGTGGCCGGGCTGGCCCTGCTCCAGCTGGCGATCTTCTTCGGCCTGTCGGTCGTCGTGTTCGGCCTCATCGCGGTCGGCTTCGTCGCCGGCTTCGCGCTCCTGTCCTCGGGAGCGGAGGCGGCCGGAGCCGTGGTCATGGTCCTGACGGTGGTGATCGGCCTGCTCGGCGGGCTCGTACTGGCCGCCTGGATCTCCGTGCGCATCTACTTCGCCATGCCGGTCGTCGTCCTGGAGCGCCTGAGCCCGGGGCAGGCGCTGGCGCGGTCCTGGCGCCTGACGCAGGGCAGCTGGTGGCGCGTGCTCGGGATCCTCCTCCTGACCATGCTGCTGGTCGGCGTGGTCGGCCAGCTGCTGACCACCCCGTTCACGCTGCTGTCGATCCTGCCCTCGTTCATCTTCCCCGGTGCGGCCTGGGTCCCCGTCGCCGCGGGCGCCGTGATCTACGTGGGCTCCGTCCTGATCTCCTCGTTCACCACGCCCTTCACCGTGGGTGTGACCACGCTGCTCTACATCGACCTGCGGATGCGCCGCGAGGGCCTGGACCTGAAGCTGCACACCGCCTCCCAGGCGGGCCACGAGGTGGGCCCGGAGATCTACCTCCCGGAGCCGCGGGCGTGA
- the mtrA gene encoding MtrAB system response regulator MtrA, which produces MKGRVLVVDDDLALAEMLGIVLRGEGFEPSFVHDGDKALEAFRETKPDLVLLDLMLPGADGIDVCRQIRAESGVPVVMLTAKTDTIDVVLGLESGADDYIVKPFKPKELVARVRVRLRRTEEPAPEVLQIGDITIDVAGHAVRRDGEQISLTPLEFDLLVALARKPRQVFTREVLLEQVWGYRHAADTRLVNVHVQRLRAKIEKDPEHPEVVVTVRGVGYKAGTA; this is translated from the coding sequence ATGAAGGGACGTGTACTGGTTGTCGACGATGACCTCGCCCTCGCCGAGATGCTGGGCATCGTTCTGCGGGGCGAGGGGTTCGAGCCCTCGTTCGTGCATGACGGCGACAAGGCGCTGGAGGCCTTCCGAGAGACCAAGCCCGACCTGGTGCTCCTGGACCTGATGCTGCCCGGTGCCGACGGTATCGACGTGTGCCGACAGATCCGCGCCGAGTCCGGCGTGCCCGTCGTCATGCTGACCGCCAAGACCGACACCATCGATGTCGTCCTGGGCCTGGAGTCCGGTGCCGACGACTACATCGTCAAGCCGTTCAAGCCCAAGGAGCTCGTGGCCCGCGTCCGCGTGCGCCTGCGCCGGACCGAGGAGCCCGCTCCCGAGGTGCTGCAGATCGGCGACATCACCATCGACGTCGCCGGGCACGCCGTGCGCCGCGACGGCGAACAGATCAGCCTCACCCCGCTGGAGTTCGACCTCCTCGTCGCGCTGGCCCGCAAGCCGCGCCAGGTGTTCACGCGCGAGGTCCTGCTGGAGCAGGTCTGGGGCTACCGGCACGCCGCCGACACCCGCCTGGTCAACGTCCACGTGCAGCGGCTGCGTGCCAAGATCGAGAAGGACCCGGAACACCCCGAGGTCGTCGTGACCGTCCGCGGTGTCGGCTACAAGGCCGGTACCGCCTGA
- the mtrB gene encoding MtrAB system histidine kinase MtrB yields the protein MTAAAPEEDRGADSEGERTGPSSPVPGSGDDSRDAGSGLTRAYLFAQRAARALVRGVQTNWRRSLHLRVISTTLVLSMLVIAGLGYVLISQVRGGLLDAKIDSAVNDHRAGLNYALTELQENESGDRDRLLNNIASELTSRSGETGLYGVVILPWGSDERGWATVDAESVEESIPERLIEQIRQSEEPDQQYHTYTRIEADGSAEPALVVGAELTHAYELYYIFPLQHEQEILDLVQRTVGLVGVLLVILLGLIAFVITRQVVSPVRSAARSAERLAAGDLTERMTVQGEDDLARLAVSFNDMAGNLQEKIQELEELSKLQRQFVSDVSHELRTPLTTIKMASDLLYDDRDDLDPTQRRPVELLQSQVDRFEELLADLLEISRHDAGAATLGIDSVDVRDSVMKAVGDAEQIAERRGIKVVLRLPAEPCVAEFDARRINRILRNLVVNAIEHSEGRDVVVAAAGDRDSVAVAVRDYGVGLKEGEEHLCFDRFWRADPARVRTTGGTGLGLSIAKEDAQLHGGWLQAWGQPGQGSQFRLSLPRKAGTELRGSPLPLVPPEIALGRNYAFGDKGDKPDRADRADKGANGGPAAPNGNGTAERQEEDA from the coding sequence ATGACAGCAGCCGCACCCGAGGAGGACCGGGGGGCCGACTCCGAAGGGGAGCGGACCGGCCCGTCCTCACCCGTGCCCGGCTCCGGAGACGACAGCCGTGACGCCGGTTCGGGGCTGACCCGGGCGTACCTGTTCGCGCAGCGCGCCGCCCGGGCCCTGGTCCGCGGTGTGCAGACCAACTGGCGCCGGTCGCTGCACCTGAGGGTCATCTCCACGACCCTCGTGCTGTCCATGCTGGTCATCGCGGGTCTCGGGTACGTGCTCATCTCCCAGGTGCGGGGCGGGCTGCTCGACGCCAAGATCGACTCGGCCGTCAACGACCACCGCGCCGGGCTCAACTACGCCCTCACCGAACTCCAGGAGAACGAGAGCGGGGACCGCGACCGGCTCCTGAACAACATCGCGAGCGAGCTGACCAGCCGCAGCGGTGAGACGGGCCTGTACGGCGTCGTCATCCTGCCGTGGGGGAGCGACGAACGGGGCTGGGCGACCGTCGACGCCGAGAGCGTCGAGGAGAGCATCCCCGAACGCCTCATCGAGCAGATCCGCCAGTCCGAGGAGCCGGACCAGCAGTACCACACCTACACCCGGATCGAGGCGGACGGTTCGGCCGAGCCCGCGCTGGTGGTGGGGGCCGAGCTCACGCACGCGTACGAGCTCTACTACATCTTCCCGCTCCAGCACGAGCAGGAGATCCTCGACCTCGTGCAGCGCACGGTCGGCCTCGTCGGCGTGCTGCTGGTCATCCTCCTGGGCCTGATCGCGTTCGTCATCACCCGGCAGGTGGTGAGCCCGGTGCGCTCGGCCGCGCGCTCGGCCGAGCGGCTCGCCGCGGGCGACCTCACCGAGCGCATGACCGTGCAGGGCGAGGACGACCTCGCCCGGCTGGCGGTCTCGTTCAACGACATGGCGGGCAACCTCCAGGAGAAGATCCAGGAGCTGGAGGAGCTGTCCAAGCTCCAGCGCCAGTTCGTCTCCGACGTCTCCCACGAGCTGCGGACCCCGCTGACCACGATCAAGATGGCCAGCGACCTGCTCTACGACGACCGCGACGACCTCGACCCGACCCAGCGCCGCCCGGTGGAGCTGCTGCAGAGCCAGGTGGACCGGTTCGAGGAACTGCTCGCCGACCTGCTGGAGATCAGCCGCCACGACGCGGGAGCGGCGACCCTGGGCATCGACTCGGTGGACGTGCGCGACTCGGTCATGAAGGCGGTGGGCGACGCCGAGCAGATCGCCGAGCGCCGGGGCATCAAGGTCGTCCTCCGGCTTCCCGCCGAGCCGTGCGTGGCCGAGTTCGACGCGCGCCGGATCAACCGGATCCTGCGCAACCTGGTCGTCAACGCCATCGAGCACAGCGAGGGGCGCGACGTCGTGGTGGCGGCGGCCGGGGACCGGGACTCGGTCGCGGTGGCCGTGCGCGACTACGGTGTGGGGTTGAAGGAGGGGGAGGAGCACCTGTGCTTCGACCGCTTCTGGCGGGCCGACCCGGCGCGCGTGCGCACCACCGGCGGTACGGGCCTGGGCCTGTCCATCGCCAAGGAGGACGCGCAGCTGCACGGCGGCTGGCTCCAGGCGTGGGGGCAGCCCGGCCAGGGATCGCAGTTCCGGCTGTCGTTGCCGCGCAAGGCCGGGACCGAGCTGCGGGGGTCCCCGCTGCCGCTGGTTCCGCCGGAGATCGCCCTCGGCCGCAACTACGCCTTCGGT